The following coding sequences lie in one Polluticoccus soli genomic window:
- the lepA gene encoding translation elongation factor 4 codes for MQNIRNFCIIAHIDHGKSTLADRLLEHTKTISERDMQAQVLDDMDLEREKGITIKSHAIQMDYEHKGQKYRLNLIDTPGHVDFSYEVSRALAACEGALLLVDASQGIQAQTISNLYLALDNDLEIIPVINKIDMEGAMIPEVTDQIVDLIGCKPEDIILASGKSGIGIEDIMDAIIARIPAPEGNPDAPLQALIFDSVFNSFRGIIAYFRIVNGTLKKGDKVKFYHTGNEYFADEVGVLKLGLAPKQSVSAGDVGYIITGIKNAKEVKVGDTITTVANPTQEVVKGFEEVKPMVFAGIFPVETDDFEELRECMEKLQLNDASLTFEPETSQALGFGFRCGFLGMLHMEIIQERLEREFNQTVITTVPNVSFKAYLTRDKDIPVIVNNPSEMPDPSRLDRIEEPFIRAQIITLPDYIGNIMSLCLGKRGILINQHYLTPTRVELIFEMPLTEIVFDFYDKLKSSTRGYASFDYHPIDYRESDIAKMDILLNGDKVDALSALIHRSRAQDFGRKLCAKLKELLPRQQFMIAIQAAIGAKIVARETISAMRKDVTAKCYGGDISRKRKLLEKQKEGKKRMRQIGSVDIPQEAFLAVLKLDD; via the coding sequence ATGCAAAATATTCGCAATTTCTGTATCATAGCCCATATTGACCACGGTAAAAGTACCCTGGCCGACCGCCTTCTTGAGCACACCAAAACCATCAGCGAACGCGACATGCAGGCGCAGGTTCTGGATGATATGGACCTGGAACGCGAAAAAGGCATCACTATCAAGAGTCACGCCATCCAGATGGACTATGAGCACAAAGGCCAGAAATACCGCCTGAACCTCATCGACACTCCGGGCCACGTGGACTTCAGCTATGAAGTATCGCGCGCGCTGGCTGCCTGCGAAGGCGCTCTGCTGCTGGTAGACGCAAGCCAGGGTATCCAGGCGCAAACCATCAGCAACCTGTACCTGGCACTGGATAACGACCTGGAGATCATTCCTGTCATCAACAAGATAGATATGGAAGGTGCGATGATACCTGAGGTAACCGACCAGATCGTTGACCTGATCGGCTGCAAGCCTGAAGATATCATCTTGGCGAGCGGTAAAAGCGGTATCGGTATCGAAGACATCATGGACGCTATCATTGCACGCATACCAGCACCCGAAGGCAATCCTGACGCTCCACTGCAGGCCCTGATCTTCGACAGCGTGTTCAACTCTTTCCGCGGTATCATAGCCTATTTCCGTATTGTAAATGGTACACTGAAGAAAGGCGATAAAGTAAAATTCTACCATACCGGCAACGAATACTTTGCGGATGAGGTGGGTGTGCTCAAACTGGGCCTAGCACCGAAGCAGAGCGTATCGGCCGGCGATGTTGGTTATATCATTACCGGTATCAAAAATGCCAAAGAGGTAAAGGTGGGTGATACCATCACTACCGTTGCCAATCCTACACAGGAAGTGGTGAAAGGTTTTGAAGAGGTGAAGCCGATGGTATTCGCAGGTATCTTCCCTGTTGAGACCGACGACTTTGAAGAGCTGCGTGAGTGTATGGAAAAACTGCAGCTGAACGATGCTTCGCTGACGTTTGAACCAGAAACATCGCAAGCGCTGGGCTTTGGTTTCCGTTGCGGATTCTTAGGAATGCTGCACATGGAGATCATCCAGGAACGTCTTGAACGCGAGTTCAACCAGACGGTGATCACCACCGTGCCGAACGTAAGCTTTAAAGCTTACCTGACGCGCGACAAGGACATACCCGTGATCGTGAATAACCCGAGCGAGATGCCTGACCCAAGCCGTCTCGACCGTATCGAAGAGCCATTCATTCGCGCACAGATCATCACCCTGCCCGATTACATCGGTAACATCATGAGCCTTTGCCTGGGCAAGCGTGGTATCCTCATCAACCAGCACTACCTGACACCAACACGTGTTGAGCTGATATTTGAAATGCCACTGACGGAGATCGTATTTGACTTCTATGATAAGCTGAAATCTTCTACCCGTGGTTACGCGTCATTCGACTACCACCCGATAGACTACCGCGAAAGCGATATCGCCAAAATGGATATCCTGCTGAACGGTGATAAAGTGGATGCCCTGAGCGCCCTGATACACCGCAGCCGTGCACAAGATTTTGGCCGCAAGCTGTGTGCTAAACTAAAAGAGCTGTTACCACGTCAGCAGTTCATGATCGCGATACAGGCTGCCATCGGTGCCAAGATCGTAGCGCGCGAAACCATCTCTGCAATGAGGAAGGACGTAACTGCCAAGTGTTATGGTGGTGATATCAGCCGTAAGCGTAAGCTCCTCGAGAAACAGAAAGAAGGTAAAAAGCGTATGCGCCAGATAGGTTCGGTAGATATACCACAGGAAGCATTCCTGGCGGTATTGAAGCTGGATGATTGA
- a CDS encoding Bax inhibitor-1/YccA family protein, with translation MENYENQKPFVKATVLETSATRPIAKTFMANVFLWMFAALGVSTFFAVWFANSPAMLQMLINAEGTGLNFLGWAVMLSPIGFVLLMSLRFQRLSMPAMITLFMLFAVIMGISLSFTLLAYTASSVVGVFAASSAMFGVMAVLGYTTDKDLTSFGRLMMMGLIGILIASVVNWFMNNSTLDYIISIVGVMVFTGLTAYDVQKLKRIGEGVEYEGIDTTSARKMSVLGAMTLYLDFVNLFLMLLRLFGRRD, from the coding sequence ATGGAAAACTACGAGAATCAAAAACCTTTTGTTAAAGCAACCGTTTTAGAAACCAGCGCCACTAGGCCAATTGCCAAGACCTTTATGGCAAACGTGTTTTTATGGATGTTTGCGGCACTGGGTGTCTCCACGTTTTTTGCTGTATGGTTTGCCAACAGCCCTGCCATGTTGCAGATGCTGATAAATGCTGAAGGCACAGGCTTGAACTTCCTTGGCTGGGCTGTGATGCTGTCGCCTATCGGGTTTGTGCTGCTGATGTCTCTGAGGTTTCAGAGATTGTCAATGCCGGCAATGATCACACTGTTTATGCTGTTTGCGGTTATCATGGGCATTAGTCTTAGTTTCACTTTGCTTGCCTATACTGCGTCTTCGGTTGTAGGTGTTTTTGCAGCATCGTCGGCTATGTTTGGCGTAATGGCTGTACTGGGTTATACTACAGATAAAGACCTGACCAGCTTTGGTCGCCTGATGATGATGGGATTGATCGGGATACTGATCGCCTCTGTAGTCAACTGGTTCATGAATAACTCAACACTTGATTATATCATCAGCATCGTAGGTGTGATGGTATTTACCGGTCTTACCGCTTATGATGTTCAAAAGTTGAAGCGTATTGGTGAAGGCGTGGAGTATGAAGGCATTGATACAACCAGTGCAAGAAAGATGTCGGTACTGGGTGCAATGACACTGTACCTTGACTTTGTAAACCTGTTCCTGATGCTGCTGCGTTTATTTGGCCGTAGGGACTAA
- a CDS encoding rhodanese-related sulfurtransferase produces the protein MPVLHNRISNEELKKRMLEETEPRTTVSFYKYFNIAEPQAFRDELYQKFYDLKVFGRIYIANEGINAQISVPASNYEAFRDTLYASAPELNGIRMNIAVDDDGKSFWVLRLKVRPKIVADGIEDASFDPAKTGVYLKAKEYNELSSKEDTIIVDMRNHYEYEVGHFENAIEIPSDTFRDQLPMAVEMLQDQKDKNIIMYCTGGIRCEKASAYMLHNGFKNVFHVEGGIIEYTRKAKEQGLPVKFKGKNFVFDERLGERITDDILAQCHTCGKPCDSHTNCKNDGCHLLFIQCEDCATKLEGCCSNECQEEMHLPTDEQRERRAGRENGPMVFNKSKDHPLRKHRSEWNIPAHRSIREDNE, from the coding sequence ATGCCAGTGTTACACAACCGCATCTCGAACGAGGAACTGAAGAAGCGTATGCTGGAAGAAACAGAACCGCGTACCACAGTTTCCTTTTACAAGTATTTCAACATCGCCGAGCCACAGGCATTCCGCGATGAACTCTACCAGAAGTTTTACGATCTCAAGGTTTTCGGCCGCATCTATATTGCGAACGAAGGCATCAATGCACAGATCAGCGTACCCGCAAGCAACTACGAGGCTTTCCGGGATACTCTCTATGCATCAGCTCCGGAGCTGAATGGTATCAGGATGAACATTGCCGTAGATGACGACGGTAAATCGTTTTGGGTGTTGCGTTTAAAGGTGCGTCCTAAGATAGTAGCAGATGGTATTGAAGACGCGAGCTTCGATCCGGCGAAAACAGGTGTGTACCTGAAAGCGAAGGAGTACAATGAACTATCGTCGAAAGAAGATACCATCATCGTTGACATGCGCAACCACTACGAATATGAAGTGGGCCATTTCGAGAATGCAATAGAGATACCTTCAGACACTTTCCGCGACCAGCTGCCTATGGCAGTCGAAATGCTGCAGGACCAGAAGGACAAGAACATCATCATGTACTGCACAGGCGGTATCCGTTGCGAGAAAGCCAGCGCATATATGTTGCACAATGGTTTTAAGAATGTATTCCATGTTGAAGGCGGTATCATTGAATATACACGCAAGGCTAAGGAGCAAGGATTACCTGTAAAATTCAAAGGCAAGAACTTCGTATTTGACGAAAGGCTGGGAGAGCGTATTACAGACGACATACTGGCACAATGCCACACATGCGGCAAGCCTTGCGATAGTCATACCAATTGTAAAAACGACGGCTGTCACCTGCTGTTCATTCAATGTGAAGACTGTGCAACCAAACTGGAAGGTTGCTGCAGCAACGAGTGCCAGGAAGAAATGCACCTGCCAACAGACGAGCAGCGCGAGCGTCGCGCAGGTCGGGAAAATGGCCCAATGGTTTTCAACAAATCGAAAGACCATCCATTGCGCAAGCATCGCAGCGAATGGAATATACCAGCGCACCGATCGATAAGAGAAGATAATGAATAG
- a CDS encoding DUF922 domain-containing protein: MLSKGLHLPPSTKIIKPAKTSGYSPREFYIASVVDNRDDTSNIGQMHAGSARQLVTLNLPGGTAKGLYNFIQHGFRQNEGTMPIDLHITNFQIEESFKGNMHKADLSADLEFYSDGVKLNQYTYNSYVSSGIDASEHIGKLVTQLTEQFMKDMDIWLKDNKPTLTPGISVNVEMLTETDDADLIVYDPTRPLRRSDFMGDPDEMSLAGAITYSGIQIKYNLQTFNRHKMVNISVIPYFHKMNSWWRANNSTELLLAHEQIHFDITAIAACELMKKLKAAHFTPDNFTKELEAIQKQSEKDRSRMQQQYDRETNHSLIKTKQAEWERTIKDQLNTEGYFSAVTQ, encoded by the coding sequence ATGCTGTCAAAAGGTCTTCACTTGCCGCCAAGTACCAAGATCATCAAACCCGCTAAAACTTCGGGTTACAGCCCGCGGGAGTTTTACATTGCTTCGGTGGTGGATAACCGCGATGATACCAGTAACATTGGCCAGATGCACGCCGGTTCTGCCCGCCAGCTGGTGACGCTTAACCTCCCGGGTGGTACTGCAAAAGGTCTATACAATTTTATACAACACGGTTTCAGGCAAAACGAAGGCACCATGCCTATCGATCTGCATATCACCAATTTCCAGATCGAGGAGAGCTTTAAAGGCAACATGCACAAGGCCGACCTCAGTGCCGACCTGGAGTTTTACTCAGACGGCGTGAAGCTCAATCAATACACCTACAATTCATACGTAAGCTCAGGCATTGACGCCAGTGAGCATATCGGCAAGCTGGTAACTCAGCTGACTGAACAGTTCATGAAAGACATGGACATTTGGCTGAAGGATAATAAACCAACACTCACCCCGGGCATTAGCGTAAACGTAGAAATGCTCACGGAAACAGATGATGCTGACCTGATCGTATACGACCCGACCCGTCCACTAAGGCGCTCAGACTTTATGGGCGACCCCGATGAAATGAGCCTGGCAGGCGCCATTACCTACAGCGGCATCCAGATCAAATACAACCTGCAAACGTTCAACAGGCACAAAATGGTGAACATATCAGTAATTCCTTATTTCCATAAAATGAATTCCTGGTGGCGTGCCAACAACTCTACCGAACTGCTGCTAGCGCATGAGCAAATACATTTCGACATCACGGCCATTGCAGCCTGCGAGCTTATGAAAAAGCTGAAGGCAGCGCATTTTACACCCGATAATTTCACAAAAGAGCTCGAAGCCATCCAGAAGCAATCTGAAAAGGACCGTAGCCGGATGCAGCAGCAATATGACCGTGAGACCAACCACAGCCTGATAAAAACCAAACAGGCGGAATGGGAACGGACGATAAAAGACCAGCTAAATACGGAAGGATATTTCAGCGCAGTAACTCAATAA
- a CDS encoding calcium-binding EGF-like domain-containing protein, which translates to MKIRSILLSALFTCCAFLIVTYTACTKDSCKDVLCQNNGICVDGNCKCPSGYGGTNCETVTDPCVKIQCKNEGVCENGACKCPAGFEGELCEQLSITKYFGVWQGKDSCSGGSYAVDSLVISSSPASNKSARIHNPAGLGQGYTVTGELTGANVITIPSQSVATGITFKGSITFSTPNNMVFTYAVSGFSQDSCSGTYNR; encoded by the coding sequence ATGAAAATCCGTAGCATACTGCTTTCAGCCCTTTTTACTTGCTGTGCCTTCCTGATCGTAACCTATACTGCCTGTACCAAAGACTCTTGTAAAGACGTGCTTTGCCAAAACAATGGTATTTGTGTTGACGGCAATTGTAAGTGCCCCTCAGGCTATGGCGGTACTAACTGTGAAACCGTAACCGACCCTTGTGTAAAGATACAGTGCAAGAACGAAGGCGTATGCGAGAACGGCGCCTGTAAATGCCCAGCGGGCTTTGAAGGTGAGCTGTGCGAGCAACTAAGCATTACTAAGTATTTTGGTGTTTGGCAGGGTAAAGACTCCTGCTCTGGCGGATCTTACGCAGTCGACAGCCTCGTGATATCCTCCTCTCCTGCCTCCAATAAATCGGCCCGGATACACAACCCTGCCGGTTTGGGACAAGGCTATACGGTAACCGGCGAGCTGACGGGCGCTAATGTCATTACTATCCCAAGCCAATCAGTGGCTACGGGCATTACGTTTAAGGGAAGTATCACGTTCTCTACACCTAACAACATGGTATTCACCTATGCTGTGAGTGGCTTTAGCCAGGATAGCTGTTCAGGTACCTACAATAGATAA
- a CDS encoding PspC domain-containing protein: MYSRLTDIKNFIEWKAFGVCTAIGERMGVATSRIRLWFIYISFMTLGSPLIIYMILAFWMNLKRYIWLSRRNPLRYL; this comes from the coding sequence ATGTACAGCCGCTTAACCGATATCAAGAACTTTATCGAATGGAAAGCCTTCGGGGTGTGTACCGCCATTGGTGAGCGTATGGGCGTGGCTACGTCACGTATCAGGCTGTGGTTTATTTATATCTCTTTCATGACGCTGGGTTCACCGCTCATCATTTACATGATACTGGCCTTCTGGATGAATCTGAAGCGCTATATCTGGCTAAGCCGTAGGAATCCGCTACGTTACCTTTAG
- a CDS encoding aconitate hydratase → MAFDLDLVQKVYQELPEKVNAVRSLIGRPLTQAEKILYAHTYEQAAKAYERGRDYVNFAPDRVAMQDATAQMALLQFMTCGRNQVAVPSSVHCDHLIQAKTGATEDLATANEVNKEVYDFLSSISNKYGIGFWKPGAGIIHQVVLENYAFPGGMMIGTDSHTPNAGGLGMIAIGVGGADAVDVMAGLPWELKMPKLIGVKLTGRMSGWTSAKDIILKVAGILTVKGGTGAIVEYFGPGAESLSATGKATICNMGAEIGATCSLFAYDEKMGDYLKGTNREDIAKLADGVKDYLRPDKEVYDNPEIFYDQLIEINLDDLEPYVNGPFTPDLATPISKMAEAVQQHGWPDAVEVALIGSCTNSSYEDISRSAFIAEDAMKKGLKSKSEFTITPGSEMVRYTIERDGMLHTFDKMGGVVLANACGPCIGQWARHMDDPTRKNTIVTSFNRNFAKRNDGFASTHAFVASPEIVTAYAISGRLSFNPLKDKLINDKGEEVMLDEPKGYEMPPKGFSVKDAGYQAPASDGSKVEVLVDPASTRLQLLEAFSAWEGTDLHGMKLLIKAFGKCTTDHISMAGPWLKYRGHLDNISNNMLIGAINAFNMESNKVKNQLTGEFGEVPQVQRAYKAANIGSVVVGDENYGEGSSREHAAMEPRHLGVRAIVVKSFARIHETNLKKQGMLALTFANKEDYDKVQEDDVIDIIGLKQFAPGEQIVMVLNHKDGSMDEVVLNHTYNQQQIEWFRAGGALNVIRQEFAQ, encoded by the coding sequence ATGGCATTTGATCTCGACCTGGTCCAGAAGGTTTATCAAGAACTCCCAGAAAAAGTAAATGCGGTGCGCTCTCTTATCGGTCGCCCGCTTACTCAAGCAGAAAAGATCCTTTATGCGCACACTTACGAACAAGCCGCTAAGGCTTACGAGCGTGGCAGGGATTATGTAAACTTTGCACCGGACCGCGTGGCGATGCAGGATGCTACCGCGCAAATGGCGTTATTGCAATTCATGACCTGTGGTCGCAACCAGGTGGCTGTGCCCAGCTCAGTACACTGCGATCACCTGATCCAGGCGAAAACAGGTGCTACTGAAGATCTTGCTACTGCAAACGAAGTGAACAAAGAAGTTTACGACTTCCTTTCTTCTATATCTAACAAATATGGTATCGGTTTCTGGAAACCAGGTGCAGGTATCATTCACCAGGTAGTACTGGAGAACTACGCTTTCCCTGGCGGTATGATGATCGGTACGGACAGCCATACGCCAAACGCGGGTGGTCTGGGTATGATCGCTATCGGTGTTGGTGGTGCTGATGCCGTTGACGTAATGGCCGGCCTTCCATGGGAGCTGAAAATGCCTAAACTGATAGGTGTGAAACTGACTGGCCGCATGAGTGGCTGGACCTCGGCTAAAGACATCATCCTGAAAGTTGCAGGTATCCTGACCGTAAAAGGTGGTACAGGTGCTATCGTAGAATACTTTGGCCCGGGCGCAGAAAGCCTGAGCGCTACAGGTAAAGCTACTATCTGTAACATGGGCGCTGAGATAGGTGCTACCTGCTCACTGTTTGCTTACGATGAGAAAATGGGTGACTACCTGAAAGGTACCAACCGCGAAGACATCGCTAAACTGGCAGATGGCGTTAAAGATTATCTCCGTCCTGATAAAGAAGTTTACGACAATCCTGAAATATTCTACGATCAGCTGATCGAGATCAACCTGGATGACCTGGAACCATACGTGAATGGTCCTTTCACTCCGGACCTGGCTACACCTATCAGCAAAATGGCAGAAGCGGTACAACAACACGGTTGGCCTGACGCGGTAGAAGTTGCCCTGATCGGCTCCTGCACCAACTCTTCTTACGAAGACATCTCTCGCTCGGCATTTATTGCTGAAGACGCGATGAAGAAAGGCCTGAAGTCTAAGAGCGAATTCACCATCACTCCGGGTTCTGAAATGGTGCGCTACACTATTGAACGTGATGGCATGCTGCACACATTCGACAAAATGGGTGGTGTAGTATTGGCTAACGCTTGTGGTCCTTGCATTGGTCAATGGGCACGTCACATGGACGATCCTACCCGCAAGAACACGATCGTTACTTCATTCAACCGCAACTTCGCAAAACGTAACGACGGCTTCGCTTCTACGCACGCTTTCGTTGCTTCTCCTGAAATAGTTACTGCTTACGCAATATCTGGTCGCCTGTCTTTCAACCCACTGAAAGATAAACTGATCAACGATAAAGGCGAAGAAGTAATGCTGGATGAACCTAAAGGCTACGAAATGCCTCCAAAAGGTTTCTCGGTAAAAGACGCCGGTTACCAGGCTCCTGCTTCTGACGGTAGCAAAGTTGAAGTTCTTGTTGACCCTGCAAGCACACGTCTGCAACTGCTGGAAGCTTTCTCTGCTTGGGAAGGAACCGACCTGCACGGCATGAAACTGCTGATCAAAGCGTTCGGCAAGTGTACTACCGACCATATCTCAATGGCAGGTCCATGGTTGAAATACCGCGGTCACCTTGATAATATCTCTAACAACATGCTGATCGGTGCTATCAACGCCTTCAACATGGAGAGCAATAAGGTGAAAAACCAACTGACAGGTGAATTTGGTGAAGTACCACAAGTACAGCGCGCTTACAAAGCTGCTAACATCGGCAGCGTTGTAGTGGGTGATGAGAACTACGGTGAAGGTAGCTCTCGCGAGCACGCAGCAATGGAGCCACGTCACCTCGGTGTTCGCGCTATCGTGGTGAAGAGCTTCGCACGTATCCACGAAACCAACCTGAAAAAGCAAGGTATGCTGGCGCTTACTTTCGCTAACAAAGAAGACTACGATAAAGTGCAGGAAGATGATGTGATCGACATCATTGGCCTGAAGCAATTTGCTCCCGGCGAGCAGATCGTCATGGTGCTGAACCACAAAGACGGCAGCATGGATGAAGTAGTGCTGAACCACACGTACAACCAACAACAAATTGAATGGTTCCGTGCAGGTGGCGCGCTTAACGTTATCCGCCAGGAATTTGCGCAATAA